The following are from one region of the Pantoea cypripedii genome:
- a CDS encoding RNA-guided endonuclease InsQ/TnpB family protein, with amino-acid sequence MKRAYKYRFYPTPEQVELLAQTFGCVRFVYNSVLRWRTDAYRQRQEKIGYIQANARLTALKKEPEFTWLNDVSCVPLQQVLRHQQTAFSNFFAGRAKYPTFKSKHHRQSAELTASAFKYRDGRLYMAKSKVPLDIRWSRPLPSAPSTVTISKDAAGRYFVSCLCESEPVSLPITAKTVGIDVGLKDLFVTDTGFRQSNPRHTAKYEKRLALLQRQLSRKKKGSKNRAKARLKVARLHAKIADCRLDALHKATRRLINENQVVCVESLKVKNMIRNPKLSKAIADASWGEFVRQLEYKAEWTGRSVVAIDQFFPSSKRCSGCGHTLSKLALNIRSWHCPECGIEHDRDINAAKNIKAAGLAVLAHGETVKPEPRSAA; translated from the coding sequence ATGAAACGTGCTTATAAATATCGGTTTTATCCAACACCTGAGCAGGTTGAGCTTTTAGCTCAAACCTTCGGCTGTGTGCGTTTTGTCTACAATTCAGTTCTCCGCTGGCGTACTGATGCGTACCGACAGCGGCAAGAGAAGATCGGCTACATTCAGGCCAATGCCCGACTCACCGCCCTGAAAAAAGAGCCTGAATTTACCTGGCTGAATGATGTTTCCTGCGTCCCTTTGCAGCAGGTCTTACGCCACCAACAGACCGCCTTTTCTAACTTCTTTGCCGGACGCGCAAAATACCCGACATTTAAAAGCAAGCACCACAGACAATCTGCCGAGCTGACGGCAAGTGCTTTTAAATACCGTGACGGCAGGCTGTACATGGCGAAAAGCAAAGTGCCTCTGGATATCCGCTGGTCGCGTCCCCTGCCATCTGCGCCGTCAACAGTGACAATTTCAAAAGACGCAGCAGGGCGATATTTCGTCTCCTGCCTGTGCGAATCTGAGCCTGTATCACTGCCGATCACTGCTAAAACGGTCGGCATTGATGTTGGTTTAAAAGATTTGTTCGTCACCGATACCGGATTCAGACAAAGCAATCCCCGCCACACCGCGAAATACGAAAAGCGCCTTGCGTTGCTACAGCGTCAATTGAGCAGGAAGAAAAAAGGCTCAAAAAACCGCGCCAAAGCCCGTTTAAAGGTTGCCCGACTCCACGCGAAAATAGCTGATTGCCGACTGGATGCCCTGCACAAGGCAACCCGCAGACTGATCAACGAAAACCAGGTTGTCTGTGTTGAATCCTTAAAAGTGAAAAACATGATCCGAAACCCTAAGCTGTCTAAGGCGATAGCTGACGCCAGCTGGGGCGAATTTGTGCGCCAGCTTGAATATAAAGCTGAATGGACCGGGCGCTCAGTGGTCGCCATAGATCAGTTTTTCCCTTCGTCAAAACGCTGTAGCGGTTGCGGTCACACCCTGTCTAAACTTGCGTTAAATATCCGGTCCTGGCATTGCCCTGAATGTGGCATTGAACATGACCGTGATATTAACGCTGCAAAAAATATCAAAGCTGCCGGGCTGGCAGTGTTAGCCCACGGAGAGACTGTAAAACCTGAACCGCGGAGCGCGGCTTAG
- a CDS encoding MFS transporter has product MQQINRVGGFVLLAVACLTIMVGCVIVPGLTGISDALGVKGAESWLVTLPSLGVVVFGPLAGRFIEKAGLFMALCLGLFLYGLLGGAGAFLSGYGLVFADRFLLGGATALVMSAGTGLISVFYNGTARMQMIARQGMSIELGGVIFLFIGGLLAAVGWRWPFSLYLFAWLMLAMVLVFVPRPGRAVVAKVPERNNDAGPSAAMVLTWIAALFSMIVFFTAIVLLPLHLHGMGVTESQTGYFLSFVSLVAVAGAWLMPKLVSRLGDFTTLSAAFGFYTLAHLTFALAASMPVFVLGGIALGLGFGFSVPLVNHLIVELSSPDQRGRNLARLSMAIFLGQFLSAFMGYFPGTLSAVFSFAALVALVSGLYIRFRSRARPAFRSEQR; this is encoded by the coding sequence TGCAACAGATTAACCGTGTTGGCGGCTTTGTTCTGCTGGCCGTCGCTTGTCTGACCATCATGGTGGGATGCGTCATTGTTCCCGGCCTGACGGGGATCTCGGACGCTTTGGGCGTTAAAGGTGCTGAAAGCTGGCTGGTCACACTTCCTTCGCTGGGCGTTGTGGTATTTGGCCCACTGGCGGGGCGTTTTATTGAAAAAGCAGGGTTGTTTATGGCCCTTTGTCTCGGGTTGTTTCTCTATGGATTGCTGGGGGGAGCCGGGGCTTTTCTGTCGGGATATGGACTGGTTTTTGCTGATCGCTTTTTACTGGGTGGTGCGACAGCTCTGGTCATGTCTGCGGGTACCGGTCTGATATCGGTGTTTTATAACGGCACGGCGCGTATGCAAATGATCGCCCGTCAGGGGATGTCGATTGAGCTGGGTGGGGTGATTTTCCTGTTCATCGGCGGCTTACTGGCAGCCGTGGGCTGGCGCTGGCCTTTCAGCCTGTATCTGTTTGCGTGGCTGATGCTGGCGATGGTGCTGGTTTTTGTGCCGCGTCCGGGCAGGGCGGTGGTGGCTAAAGTGCCAGAGAGAAACAACGATGCAGGTCCATCGGCAGCCATGGTGCTGACGTGGATCGCCGCGCTCTTCTCCATGATTGTTTTCTTTACCGCCATCGTTCTGCTACCGCTGCATTTGCACGGCATGGGCGTCACTGAATCCCAGACGGGATATTTTCTGTCTTTTGTCTCGCTGGTTGCCGTCGCCGGTGCCTGGCTGATGCCAAAACTTGTCAGCCGTCTGGGGGATTTCACTACCTTGTCGGCTGCATTTGGTTTTTACACGCTGGCGCATCTGACCTTCGCACTGGCAGCTTCGATGCCGGTTTTTGTCCTCGGTGGTATTGCGCTGGGGCTGGGTTTTGGTTTTTCGGTGCCGCTGGTCAATCACCTGATTGTTGAGCTAAGTAGCCCAGACCAGCGGGGAAGAAATCTGGCCCGCCTCTCGATGGCGATTTTTCTCGGGCAGTTTCTGTCAGCTTTTATGGGTTACTTCCCCGGTACTTTGTCTGCGGTATTCAGCTTTGCGGCGCTGGTGGCCCTGGTCTCTGGCCTGTATATCCGGTTCCGCAGCCGCGCCAGGCCTGCTTTCCGTTCCGAACAGCGATAA
- a CDS encoding LLM class flavin-dependent oxidoreductase: MNHKHIPLSLLDLAPITEGNTLSEAITNSVRLAQAAEKAGFKRFWMAEHHNMVDIASAATSVILSHIGAKTQSIRIGSGGIMLPNHAPLVIAEQFGTLETLYPGRVDLGLGRAPGTDQQTLQALRRETRALGLDFPDMLEELEYYLSPARAGQRITAVPGAGLAIPLWLLGSSTFSAQLAALKGLPLVFASHFAPDAMLSAIDTYRKNFQPSEALTAPYVMVCVNVVAAETQQEADYLATTELQKFLNLGRGVEVRLPKPVDDMNALWHPMESQRVLSQLRESVWGSPDMVRKGLQDLVRRTGADEIMVNSWIHDADARIRSHQLIAESWLTH, encoded by the coding sequence ATGAACCATAAACATATTCCACTTTCTTTACTCGACCTGGCACCGATTACCGAAGGAAATACACTTTCCGAGGCAATAACCAACAGCGTGCGTCTGGCTCAGGCAGCGGAGAAAGCCGGTTTCAAGCGCTTCTGGATGGCTGAGCACCACAATATGGTTGATATCGCCAGTGCCGCCACGTCAGTCATTCTTAGCCACATTGGGGCTAAGACGCAGAGTATCCGCATCGGTTCTGGCGGAATTATGCTGCCGAACCATGCCCCGCTGGTGATAGCAGAACAGTTTGGCACGCTGGAGACCCTATATCCGGGACGTGTGGATCTTGGCTTAGGCCGTGCGCCGGGTACTGACCAGCAAACCCTTCAGGCGTTGCGCCGCGAAACACGTGCGCTTGGGCTGGATTTCCCGGATATGCTCGAAGAGCTTGAATACTATCTCTCCCCTGCCCGCGCCGGACAGCGCATCACTGCGGTGCCGGGAGCAGGCCTGGCTATTCCGTTGTGGTTGCTCGGCTCCAGCACCTTCAGCGCGCAACTGGCGGCATTAAAAGGGTTGCCACTGGTGTTTGCTTCACACTTTGCCCCCGATGCCATGCTGTCGGCTATCGACACTTACCGTAAAAACTTCCAGCCATCAGAAGCGCTGACTGCTCCCTATGTCATGGTGTGTGTCAACGTGGTGGCCGCTGAAACACAGCAGGAAGCGGATTATCTCGCCACCACCGAGTTGCAGAAGTTCCTTAACCTTGGGCGCGGTGTGGAAGTCAGACTTCCCAAACCCGTTGATGACATGAATGCCCTGTGGCATCCCATGGAATCTCAGCGCGTACTGAGCCAGCTGCGCGAGTCGGTGTGGGGATCGCCAGATATGGTGCGCAAAGGGCTGCAGGATCTGGTCCGACGCACAGGCGCAGATGAAATCATGGTTAACTCCTGGATCCATGATGCAGACGCGCGCATTCGCTCCCACCAGCTGATTGCTGAAAGCTGGCTGACCCATTGA
- a CDS encoding nucleoside hydrolase-like domain-containing protein, whose protein sequence is MKKFALKSGAGCLAVVALLSSASLTPALAAENSYAAQAGKVIPLQDKPRVFVLTDIGNEPDDQMSLTRFLLYANELNIEGIVATTSTWQRNVVHPDMIKLVLGHYQQVQPNLLKHDKNYPDFATLSQRVASGQAAYGMAATGDGKATAGSNLLLKAIQNSTNPAKPLYISLWGGANTLAQALIDLKKNATPDTIDSLTRNLIVYSISDQDDAGYWIRSQFPQITYIVDPSTENGEDYARATWTGISGDRYYRNAPGADFTTVSQSWLDKHIRGKGPMGKGYLQYAFIMEGDTPAFLGLIRNGLNSDMNPGWGGWGGRYIMRQPHGETRPIWTSGGDFFPGNPNGADTVKGTDGKLYTSNQATIWRWREDFQHDFAARMDWTIRDYAHANHAPIAVVNGKTGFDNIAITLKAGEQTELDASQSSDPDKNRISWHWQTYPEATSAISSQVPVTEVKGVRGEEMLSTPEAVTLLQSEGSKVAVKANHPGTEHIILTVKDNGSPSLVSYRRIIVTVN, encoded by the coding sequence ATGAAAAAATTCGCATTGAAATCAGGCGCTGGCTGTCTGGCTGTCGTCGCTTTGTTGTCTTCTGCATCATTAACACCGGCGCTGGCCGCAGAAAATAGCTATGCCGCGCAGGCCGGAAAAGTCATCCCGTTGCAGGACAAACCCCGCGTGTTCGTGCTGACCGATATTGGCAACGAACCTGATGACCAGATGTCACTCACCCGCTTCCTGTTGTATGCCAATGAACTCAATATCGAAGGCATTGTGGCAACCACCTCAACCTGGCAAAGAAACGTCGTCCATCCGGATATGATTAAGCTGGTGTTAGGCCATTACCAGCAAGTACAGCCAAACCTGCTGAAACACGATAAAAATTACCCTGATTTTGCCACCCTTTCCCAGCGTGTTGCTTCAGGCCAGGCCGCATACGGCATGGCCGCCACCGGCGATGGCAAAGCCACTGCGGGTTCGAACCTGTTATTAAAGGCCATTCAGAACAGCACCAACCCGGCCAAACCACTCTATATCTCACTGTGGGGCGGCGCCAATACGCTGGCCCAGGCGTTGATCGACCTGAAGAAAAACGCCACTCCCGATACCATCGACTCACTCACGCGCAACCTGATTGTCTACTCCATTTCCGATCAGGATGACGCCGGTTACTGGATCCGTTCGCAGTTCCCGCAGATCACCTACATTGTCGATCCCTCGACCGAAAACGGCGAAGATTATGCCCGCGCCACCTGGACCGGCATCAGCGGTGACCGTTATTACCGCAACGCCCCAGGGGCGGATTTCACCACGGTTTCTCAGTCGTGGCTGGATAAGCACATCCGGGGCAAGGGACCGATGGGTAAAGGCTACCTGCAATATGCCTTTATCATGGAAGGTGACACGCCAGCCTTCCTCGGATTGATCAGAAATGGCCTGAACAGCGACATGAATCCGGGCTGGGGTGGCTGGGGTGGTCGCTATATTATGCGCCAGCCACACGGCGAGACACGCCCGATCTGGACCAGCGGGGGTGACTTTTTCCCGGGCAATCCCAATGGGGCTGATACCGTGAAGGGCACCGATGGCAAACTGTACACCTCCAATCAGGCCACCATCTGGCGCTGGCGTGAAGACTTCCAGCATGATTTTGCCGCGCGCATGGACTGGACAATCCGGGATTATGCCCATGCCAACCACGCACCGATTGCGGTGGTCAATGGCAAAACCGGCTTCGATAATATTGCCATCACCCTGAAAGCGGGAGAGCAGACAGAACTGGATGCCTCACAAAGCAGTGACCCGGATAAAAATCGCATCAGCTGGCACTGGCAGACCTACCCTGAAGCCACTTCCGCCATTTCCAGCCAGGTGCCGGTGACTGAGGTCAAAGGTGTGCGCGGGGAAGAGATGTTATCAACGCCTGAAGCCGTTACGCTGCTGCAAAGCGAGGGCAGCAAGGTGGCAGTGAAAGCCAATCATCCGGGAACGGAGCATATCATTCTGACCGTGAAAGATAATGGTTCGCCGTCGCTGGTGTCCTATCGTCGTATTATCGTGACGGTTAATTAA
- a CDS encoding Fic family protein, producing MDLKDEIVAIVASSNIPLSSGELAQSLQIGKSTVKRHLESLLSEGVLLRVGNGRGTRYTTGMSTVAVSLQEKEATYPNTPLDAHALLNYLQTSVAARDITGYQRSFVDDYIPNQTSLLPAALAETLRQEGQMAGQHPSGTYARKVLEQLLIDLSWSSSKLEGNTYSLLATEEFFRNGTEARDFDAVMLLNHKQAIEFLVDAVPEYGLTVPVIGNLHSMLMQDLLPDTEALGTIRSKIVNISGSTYIPLQAPVLLQEMLEKIIIKASQVKSPVESAFFLWVNLAYLQPFEDGNKRTSRLAANIPLMMYNSAPLSFLDADAADYAFAMMGIYEKCNVALAVDLFEHLYRRSINRYKTTLDALGVPDPFRLLHREDLNSAIRDIVVERQNIEEVITSAGIEPADKAQFRTLLLNELRVLQVHNCARYRLTLRQVDNWIKAGRPLAGP from the coding sequence ATGGATTTGAAAGATGAGATTGTGGCAATTGTCGCCAGCAGTAACATCCCACTCAGTTCAGGTGAACTCGCGCAGTCACTTCAAATTGGCAAATCAACGGTGAAGCGCCACCTCGAATCATTGCTGAGTGAAGGTGTTTTATTAAGGGTGGGTAATGGCAGGGGAACCCGCTACACCACAGGTATGAGTACCGTGGCAGTGAGCCTGCAAGAGAAAGAGGCAACATACCCGAATACCCCGTTAGACGCACATGCATTACTTAATTACCTTCAGACATCTGTGGCAGCGAGGGACATTACTGGTTACCAGAGATCATTTGTTGATGATTATATTCCCAATCAAACTTCTTTGCTTCCGGCTGCTCTGGCGGAAACCCTGAGACAGGAAGGGCAGATGGCAGGGCAGCATCCTTCCGGTACCTATGCCCGAAAAGTCCTTGAGCAATTACTGATCGATTTATCATGGTCCTCATCAAAACTGGAAGGAAATACATATTCATTACTGGCGACAGAAGAATTTTTCAGGAATGGGACTGAAGCCCGTGATTTTGATGCAGTGATGCTACTTAACCATAAGCAAGCCATTGAGTTTCTTGTGGACGCTGTTCCTGAATATGGGCTCACTGTACCGGTCATCGGTAATTTACATTCGATGCTGATGCAGGACCTTCTGCCAGACACCGAAGCATTGGGTACGATAAGAAGCAAAATCGTTAATATTAGTGGCTCAACTTACATTCCCCTGCAAGCACCCGTTTTGCTTCAGGAGATGCTGGAAAAAATTATTATTAAGGCCAGTCAGGTTAAAAGCCCGGTGGAGTCGGCTTTTTTTCTTTGGGTGAATCTGGCTTATCTGCAACCGTTTGAAGACGGAAATAAAAGAACAAGCCGACTGGCAGCGAATATTCCTTTGATGATGTATAACAGTGCGCCTTTGTCTTTTCTTGATGCTGATGCGGCGGATTACGCTTTCGCTATGATGGGTATTTATGAGAAATGTAATGTCGCTCTGGCTGTTGACTTGTTTGAGCATTTATACCGCCGCTCAATTAATCGATATAAAACCACGTTAGACGCACTGGGTGTGCCGGATCCGTTCAGATTGCTGCACCGGGAAGATTTAAATAGCGCCATTCGCGATATCGTTGTTGAAAGACAAAACATTGAAGAGGTTATTACATCTGCTGGAATTGAGCCTGCTGATAAAGCGCAGTTCAGAACGCTGTTGCTTAATGAACTGCGCGTGCTGCAGGTACACAATTGCGCACGTTATCGCCTGACTTTGCGGCAGGTTGATAACTGGATTAAAGCTGGTCGCCCCCTTGCCGGGCCTTGA
- a CDS encoding glucose/quinate/shikimate family membrane-bound PQQ-dependent dehydrogenase encodes MVEDRHALKDKPGGLIRASAIFAGIAGLALAVGGGWLGVLGGSWYYLVTGLLLLVTARQLWRGKSSSFVVYGFIVLMTTVWAIWEVGFDFFLLAPRFDIIVLFALWLLLPFTLKSFPYSDRPGRGLLGAAVALPILSLVISLFFNHHDIEGKLPDTVEADTPQWDSQQLPDSEWHAYGRTSYGDHSSPLKQINTKNVNQLKVAWTFRTNDIIGKNDPLESTFEVTPLKVGHMVYLCSPHQWVFALDATTGKQIWKFDPKVKDDPTWQHLTCRGVSYHETPVDAKTSDGAVPPAECKQRIILPTNDGRMFALDAQTGEVCHAFGQDGQIDLKDGMTVKTKGFYQGTSPPVVTRQMIIMAGAVTDNYSTSEPSGVVRGFDVYTGKLVWAWDPGAADENALPSATHQYTPNSPNSWTLLSADEKLGMVYVPVGMSTPDIWGGNRTPLGERYTSSLVALDINTGKRIWSYQTVHHDLWDMDLPSQPSLVDLKTPEGIVPAVYAPAKTGNIFVLDRRTGKLIVPAPETPVPQGAARGDRTSPTQPYSELTFQPKQKLTDKDMWGATMFDQMVCRIMFKKMRYDGPFTPPNTQGTLVFPGDVGMFEWGGIAVDPQRQIAIANPMAFPFVSKLIERGPDNPAAPNAAHPPGSEIGVQPMYGTPYGVDLHPFLSPVGLPCPAPPWGYIAGIDLRTHKIMWQHKVGTTRDATPLPLPFKVGMPMLGGSMVTSGGVAFLTATMDDYIRAFDVTTGKELWSDRLPAGGQSTPMTYSEGGKQYIVTAVGGHGSFGTKQGDYVVAYALP; translated from the coding sequence GTGGTCGAAGACAGACATGCACTTAAAGATAAGCCCGGCGGGCTTATCCGTGCCTCGGCAATCTTTGCCGGGATTGCTGGCCTGGCGCTGGCAGTGGGGGGAGGCTGGCTGGGGGTTCTGGGCGGTTCCTGGTATTATTTAGTCACAGGGTTATTGTTGCTGGTTACCGCACGCCAGTTGTGGCGGGGTAAGAGTTCATCATTTGTTGTCTATGGCTTTATCGTTCTGATGACAACCGTCTGGGCGATATGGGAAGTGGGGTTCGATTTTTTCCTACTCGCGCCTCGGTTTGACATTATCGTACTGTTTGCCCTTTGGTTATTGCTGCCGTTTACGCTGAAGTCTTTTCCGTATTCTGACAGGCCAGGCAGAGGCCTGCTCGGGGCAGCGGTTGCGCTGCCAATTCTGAGCCTGGTGATATCACTTTTCTTCAATCATCATGATATTGAAGGAAAATTGCCGGATACCGTTGAGGCGGATACCCCGCAATGGGATAGCCAGCAACTTCCTGACTCAGAATGGCATGCCTATGGTCGTACTTCATATGGCGATCACTCTTCGCCGCTGAAACAAATCAATACGAAGAACGTCAATCAGCTGAAGGTTGCCTGGACGTTCCGCACCAATGACATCATCGGTAAAAACGATCCGCTGGAGTCCACTTTTGAAGTGACGCCACTCAAGGTGGGGCACATGGTTTACCTGTGCAGCCCGCATCAGTGGGTATTTGCGCTGGATGCGACCACAGGGAAACAGATCTGGAAATTCGACCCTAAGGTGAAAGATGACCCGACCTGGCAGCATCTGACCTGTCGTGGCGTGTCTTATCATGAGACGCCGGTGGATGCGAAGACTTCCGATGGGGCGGTGCCACCAGCGGAGTGTAAGCAGCGTATTATCCTGCCGACCAACGATGGCCGTATGTTTGCCCTTGATGCGCAGACCGGTGAAGTCTGCCATGCCTTCGGTCAGGATGGTCAGATTGACCTGAAAGACGGTATGACGGTGAAAACCAAAGGTTTCTACCAGGGGACATCACCACCGGTTGTGACCCGTCAGATGATCATCATGGCCGGAGCAGTCACGGACAACTATTCCACCAGTGAACCTTCGGGTGTGGTGCGTGGTTTTGATGTCTACACCGGCAAACTGGTATGGGCATGGGATCCGGGCGCGGCTGATGAAAACGCACTGCCTTCCGCGACGCATCAGTACACACCCAACTCGCCCAACTCCTGGACGCTGCTGTCCGCAGATGAAAAGCTGGGCATGGTTTATGTGCCGGTCGGGATGTCAACGCCGGATATCTGGGGTGGTAATCGTACTCCGCTGGGTGAACGTTACACCAGCTCGCTGGTGGCGCTGGATATCAATACTGGCAAACGCATCTGGTCCTATCAGACAGTACATCATGACCTGTGGGATATGGATTTGCCGTCGCAGCCGAGTCTGGTCGATCTGAAAACCCCGGAGGGGATTGTCCCGGCGGTGTATGCTCCGGCGAAAACCGGCAACATTTTTGTGCTGGACCGTCGTACCGGAAAACTGATTGTTCCGGCACCGGAAACCCCGGTACCGCAGGGCGCGGCACGGGGTGATCGTACCTCGCCAACGCAGCCCTATTCAGAGCTGACGTTCCAGCCAAAGCAGAAGCTGACCGACAAGGATATGTGGGGCGCGACCATGTTTGATCAGATGGTGTGTCGCATCATGTTCAAAAAAATGCGCTACGACGGCCCGTTCACACCGCCGAATACCCAGGGAACGCTGGTATTCCCGGGTGACGTGGGCATGTTCGAGTGGGGTGGTATCGCGGTTGATCCACAACGTCAGATCGCGATTGCTAACCCGATGGCATTCCCGTTTGTCTCCAAACTTATCGAACGCGGTCCGGATAACCCGGCTGCGCCGAATGCCGCTCATCCACCAGGCAGCGAGATCGGTGTTCAGCCGATGTACGGTACGCCGTATGGTGTGGACCTGCATCCGTTCCTGTCTCCGGTTGGTTTGCCGTGCCCGGCGCCACCGTGGGGTTACATTGCCGGTATCGATCTGCGTACCCACAAAATCATGTGGCAACACAAGGTGGGCACCACGCGTGACGCCACACCGTTACCGCTGCCATTTAAAGTGGGGATGCCGATGCTGGGCGGTTCTATGGTCACTTCTGGCGGGGTCGCTTTCCTGACGGCAACCATGGACGACTACATTCGCGCCTTCGATGTGACGACCGGTAAAGAGCTGTGGAGTGACAGATTGCCTGCGGGTGGTCAGTCAACGCCGATGACTTACTCTGAAGGTGGGAAACAATATATTGTGACTGCCGTAGGGGGGCATGGCAGCTTCGGTACTAAACAGGGCGATTATGTGGTGGCGTACGCGCTGCCCTGA
- a CDS encoding TetR/AcrR family transcriptional regulator, with protein sequence MKKVRNVTKGEKTRQRLLEVSAALFAEHSYHGTRVSDIVSAAGVTQPSFYSYFKTKDEIYQLLLDKFDEELEELVVSMLIDASLPKEDVQKNITASFRKYLDFFTHHHHLTKISMFQPPQSDATRNKLHKWIVRNMQLEQQRGFFSQEISVDVLAGCYLGILIQTLLEEPDVSELEAISHERGKFLYGGLTYKTAK encoded by the coding sequence ATGAAGAAAGTACGTAATGTCACGAAAGGTGAGAAAACACGCCAACGACTGCTGGAGGTTTCAGCTGCGCTTTTTGCTGAGCACAGTTATCACGGCACCCGTGTGAGTGACATCGTCAGTGCTGCGGGTGTCACACAGCCCAGTTTTTATAGTTATTTCAAGACGAAAGATGAGATCTATCAGCTGCTGCTGGACAAATTTGATGAGGAACTTGAGGAACTGGTCGTTTCAATGCTGATTGATGCCTCCCTGCCTAAGGAGGACGTGCAGAAGAACATCACTGCCAGCTTCAGGAAATATCTCGACTTCTTCACCCATCACCATCACCTGACAAAAATCAGTATGTTTCAACCGCCGCAAAGTGATGCGACCCGCAACAAGCTGCACAAATGGATTGTGCGCAACATGCAGCTGGAACAACAGCGTGGGTTTTTCAGCCAGGAAATCTCGGTGGATGTGCTGGCCGGCTGCTACCTCGGCATCCTGATCCAGACCCTGCTGGAAGAGCCGGACGTCAGCGAACTTGAAGCTATCAGCCACGAGCGCGGCAAGTTTCTCTATGGTGGCCTGACGTATAAAACCGCAAAGTAG
- a CDS encoding 6,7-dimethyl-8-ribityllumazine synthase — translation MKKLNIAFIKASWHKEIVGQALEGFRQELTQQNIDAEIKVLDVPGAFEMPLLAKRLAVTGKYDAIVCAALVVDGGIYRHDFVAQAVVDGLMNVQLSTDVPVFSVSLTPHNFQPAEEFIQFYEKHFVKKGAEAARAVLAIANLSIE, via the coding sequence ATGAAAAAATTGAACATCGCCTTTATCAAAGCCAGCTGGCACAAAGAGATTGTCGGCCAGGCATTAGAAGGCTTCCGTCAGGAGTTAACCCAGCAGAATATCGATGCTGAGATCAAAGTGCTGGATGTACCCGGTGCTTTTGAGATGCCATTACTCGCGAAACGACTGGCGGTGACGGGCAAATATGACGCCATCGTCTGCGCCGCGCTGGTGGTGGATGGCGGCATTTATCGTCATGATTTTGTGGCGCAGGCCGTGGTCGATGGACTGATGAATGTGCAGTTAAGCACCGATGTCCCGGTATTTTCCGTCTCACTGACGCCGCATAATTTCCAGCCTGCGGAAGAGTTTATTCAGTTTTATGAAAAGCACTTCGTTAAAAAAGGCGCAGAAGCTGCCCGCGCGGTGCTGGCGATTGCTAATTTGTCTATTGAATAA